A genomic region of Dactylococcopsis salina PCC 8305 contains the following coding sequences:
- the pstB gene encoding phosphate ABC transporter ATP-binding protein PstB has product MQSSSRQKQKDIVLQTTDVSVYYGGQCALKEVNLEIPRHEVVGFIGPSGCGKSTLLRSFNRLNDLVKGAKVTGLITLNGKNINDDAVNPVELRQQIGMVFQRPNPFPKSIYDNIAVGLKVNGYRGDKDELVEYSLRQVGLWDEVKDRLKKNALTLSGGQQQRLCIARAIALQPEIILMDEPCSSLDPISTARIEELIRELQKNYTLIVVTHNLKQASLICDRVAFFDLEGEETKVGHLIEYDRTEIIFQRPSQIATQEYVSGRRMRPQL; this is encoded by the coding sequence ATGCAATCTTCATCACGTCAAAAACAGAAAGATATTGTTTTACAAACCACTGATGTTTCCGTTTATTATGGCGGACAGTGTGCGTTAAAAGAGGTTAATTTAGAGATTCCTCGACATGAGGTAGTTGGTTTCATTGGCCCTTCGGGTTGCGGAAAAAGTACCCTTTTACGGAGCTTTAATCGCTTGAATGATTTGGTAAAAGGGGCTAAGGTGACAGGGTTAATCACCTTAAATGGAAAGAATATTAATGATGATGCGGTTAATCCTGTAGAGTTGCGACAACAGATTGGGATGGTGTTTCAACGTCCAAACCCTTTTCCGAAGTCGATTTATGACAATATCGCAGTGGGATTAAAGGTGAATGGCTATCGCGGCGATAAGGATGAGTTGGTGGAATACTCTCTCCGTCAGGTAGGATTATGGGATGAGGTGAAGGATCGTTTAAAGAAGAATGCGCTCACCCTTTCAGGAGGACAACAACAGCGACTCTGTATTGCTCGCGCGATCGCCCTTCAACCAGAAATCATTTTAATGGATGAACCCTGTTCGTCTCTTGATCCGATTTCTACCGCTCGCATTGAAGAGTTAATCCGCGAACTCCAAAAAAATTACACGCTGATTGTCGTCACGCACAACTTAAAACAAGCATCATTGATCTGCGATCGAGTTGCGTTTTTTGATCTGGAGGGAGAGGAAACAAAAGTCGGTCATCTCATCGAGTACGATCGAACCGAGATTATTTTCCAACGTCCCAGTCAAATCGCCACTCAAGAATATGTCAGCGGAAGACGGATGCGCCCTCAATTGTGA
- the recJ gene encoding single-stranded-DNA-specific exonuclease RecJ, with protein MSNWEILPQTKLPQEFLNAVETYHPQYGKYIAQLLWQRGIYNLESLKEFIDPDAYSPTSGFEGFGQQMKLAIQRLKQGWEKEEKVTIWGDFDADGVTATSVLWEGLKPFFNQTLSYYIPDRLKESHGLNEQGLRQLAAAGVTLVITCDTGSTNLEEIKIAKTLGIDIIITDHHTLPLEDPEFVAILNPKYLADHHPLYHLSGVGVAYKLVESLYESFPNFVEQPAENLLDLVAIGLIADLVELRGDCRYLAQKGIKKLAQQRSNPTRPGVAKLLELCKKSGDRPMDISFGIGPRINAISRIQGDASFAVELLTSKAEKTCQELAQKTEMANSRRKQLQKETEKAVKQRIKDLDLSTTGVIVLADSQWQPGVLGLVAGQIAQEYARPTILLSIDFSSEEEVNFARGSARSVQKIDLYELLRSQQHLLHRFGGHPFAAGLSMKVENIAIFREAINQKFRRQYQSLSLEPSLNIDLTVTVAELGQDLFQALKLLEPYGMGNPLPRLLIKNGWFTQVWNKNIQDFTGKQVKYIRTTFYLCDRTNPDGFPGMWWGHYKEELPEDTYFDAVVELDFNTYEKRYEVRLVEIKPSREQTSDQNRESEEAFLLDYRGENPDSIEHYLSKQPSVLNVETCPRHWEELKQSVQSGIKENCPIALTYSGFENVSAKETWKQLLGIAKYLDRTGEMVSLEKLQNKLQLSKSVLKIGLKALVSIGFDIKGEESITISKTTLPNDIESEAVTNFLAAIQEEKFRCQYFSEVPLETIRIVGINQ; from the coding sequence ATGTCTAACTGGGAAATTTTACCGCAAACTAAACTTCCGCAAGAGTTTCTTAACGCTGTGGAAACCTATCATCCTCAATATGGAAAATATATCGCCCAATTATTATGGCAACGTGGCATTTATAATCTAGAAAGTTTAAAGGAATTTATCGATCCTGATGCTTATTCTCCTACTTCTGGTTTCGAGGGTTTTGGACAGCAAATGAAATTAGCGATTCAACGGTTAAAACAAGGGTGGGAAAAAGAGGAAAAAGTTACGATTTGGGGAGACTTTGATGCGGATGGAGTGACAGCAACCAGTGTTTTGTGGGAAGGATTGAAGCCATTTTTTAACCAAACATTATCTTATTATATCCCCGATCGGTTAAAAGAATCTCATGGTTTAAATGAACAAGGTTTAAGACAATTAGCAGCAGCAGGAGTTACCTTAGTTATTACTTGTGATACAGGAAGCACCAACTTAGAAGAAATTAAAATTGCTAAAACATTAGGCATTGATATCATTATTACCGATCATCATACCCTCCCTTTAGAAGACCCAGAATTTGTCGCTATTCTTAACCCAAAATACTTGGCGGATCATCATCCTCTCTATCACTTGTCAGGGGTAGGCGTTGCTTATAAATTAGTAGAATCTCTTTATGAATCTTTCCCTAATTTTGTTGAACAACCAGCAGAAAATTTGTTAGATTTAGTTGCGATCGGGCTAATTGCAGATTTAGTCGAATTACGAGGAGACTGTCGCTATTTAGCGCAAAAAGGAATTAAAAAGTTAGCACAACAACGATCGAATCCCACTCGTCCAGGCGTAGCAAAGTTACTAGAATTATGTAAAAAAAGCGGCGATCGACCGATGGATATTTCTTTCGGAATCGGACCTCGAATTAATGCGATTAGTCGCATTCAAGGAGACGCGAGTTTTGCGGTAGAATTATTAACCAGTAAAGCGGAAAAAACTTGTCAAGAATTGGCGCAAAAAACTGAGATGGCAAATAGTCGCCGTAAACAGCTACAAAAGGAAACAGAAAAAGCAGTTAAACAGCGTATAAAAGACTTAGATTTATCAACGACAGGAGTGATTGTTTTAGCCGATTCTCAATGGCAACCAGGGGTTTTAGGATTAGTTGCGGGACAAATTGCTCAAGAATATGCGCGTCCCACAATTCTATTGTCGATTGATTTTTCCTCAGAAGAAGAAGTTAATTTTGCTCGTGGATCAGCGCGATCGGTGCAGAAGATTGATCTCTATGAATTGCTTCGATCGCAACAGCATTTATTACATCGGTTTGGGGGACATCCCTTTGCGGCTGGGTTGAGTATGAAAGTAGAAAATATTGCTATTTTTCGAGAAGCAATTAATCAAAAATTTCGTCGTCAATATCAGTCATTATCATTAGAACCTAGCCTAAATATTGACTTAACCGTAACGGTTGCGGAATTAGGACAAGACTTATTTCAAGCCCTAAAATTACTCGAACCCTATGGAATGGGAAACCCACTCCCTCGCCTATTGATAAAAAACGGTTGGTTTACCCAAGTTTGGAATAAAAACATTCAGGATTTTACTGGAAAACAAGTTAAGTATATTCGGACAACATTTTACTTATGCGATCGAACGAATCCAGACGGTTTTCCGGGGATGTGGTGGGGACATTATAAAGAGGAATTACCAGAAGATACTTATTTTGATGCGGTGGTAGAATTAGATTTTAATACCTATGAAAAACGCTATGAAGTGCGGTTAGTAGAAATCAAACCCAGTCGCGAACAAACCAGTGATCAAAACCGAGAGAGTGAGGAGGCTTTTCTGTTAGATTATCGAGGGGAAAATCCCGACTCGATCGAGCATTATCTTTCTAAACAGCCATCAGTCTTAAATGTCGAAACTTGTCCGCGTCATTGGGAAGAACTAAAGCAAAGTGTCCAATCTGGAATTAAAGAAAATTGCCCGATCGCGCTCACTTATTCAGGGTTTGAAAATGTTTCTGCAAAAGAAACCTGGAAACAATTGTTAGGAATTGCCAAATATCTCGATCGCACAGGTGAAATGGTTAGTCTAGAAAAGCTACAAAACAAATTACAGTTAAGTAAATCCGTCTTAAAAATAGGTCTAAAAGCACTGGTTAGTATTGGGTTTGATATCAAGGGAGAAGAAAGCATAACCATCTCTAAAACCACACTTCCTAATGATATAGAATCAGAAGCAGTGACGAACTTTTTAGCAGCAATACAAGAAGAAAAATTCCGTTGTCAGTATTTTTCCGAAGTTCCCTTAGAAACGATTCGCATTGTTGGGATAAACCAATGA
- a CDS encoding esterase-like activity of phytase family protein, with protein sequence MLKIFLLLFVFINLVACGTVSQAQAQERLFPKVSVDFLDRYRLPKQTFKQTPVGGLSGLTYNQRDNLFYAISDDRSQYAPARFYTLDLNFKETKIENITVKDVTFFKTETGDFFPKGEIDSEGIAFAPGNTVFISSEGDTKKNINPFVSRFDISTGKRKQNLPLPQRFLLPETAEESAKGVRNNLGFESLTLNPSGVLSPEGDPFRVFTATESSLTQDKLPPESEQQTRVRFLHYVVNPIGQPLPIAEHLYLLDEPPLGTIKTGLTEMLAIKPEGYFLSLERSYGLSGYTAKLFLVTVGNATDTSGVDTFNVNLGNLQPLRKKLLFDFSTLNFDIYNLEGLAVGTRLSDGSQSLLVISDDNFNEKEVTQVLLFRLIS encoded by the coding sequence ATGCTAAAAATTTTCTTACTCTTATTCGTCTTTATCAATTTAGTCGCTTGTGGTACAGTCTCCCAAGCGCAAGCACAAGAGCGATTATTTCCTAAAGTTTCTGTTGATTTCCTCGATCGATATCGACTGCCAAAACAAACCTTTAAACAAACCCCAGTCGGGGGATTATCAGGATTAACCTATAATCAAAGAGACAATTTATTTTATGCTATTTCTGACGATCGAAGCCAGTATGCACCAGCAAGATTTTACACCCTTGATCTTAACTTTAAGGAAACCAAAATTGAAAATATAACCGTCAAAGACGTTACCTTTTTTAAAACCGAAACTGGAGACTTCTTCCCAAAAGGAGAAATTGATAGCGAAGGAATTGCTTTCGCACCTGGAAACACCGTTTTTATTTCCAGTGAAGGAGATACCAAGAAAAACATTAATCCTTTTGTCAGTCGTTTTGATATCAGTACAGGAAAACGAAAACAAAATCTTCCTTTACCGCAACGTTTCTTATTACCAGAAACCGCAGAAGAATCAGCAAAAGGAGTTAGAAACAATCTTGGCTTTGAATCTTTAACCCTTAATCCCAGTGGGGTTTTGAGTCCTGAAGGCGATCCCTTTCGTGTCTTTACCGCCACAGAATCTTCTCTAACTCAAGACAAATTACCTCCTGAATCTGAACAACAAACACGAGTACGTTTTTTACATTATGTAGTTAATCCCATTGGACAACCTCTCCCGATTGCTGAACATCTTTATCTCTTAGATGAACCGCCATTAGGAACAATTAAAACTGGTTTAACGGAAATGTTAGCAATCAAACCAGAAGGATATTTCTTAAGTTTAGAAAGGTCTTATGGTTTATCAGGATATACAGCAAAACTGTTTTTAGTAACCGTTGGTAACGCCACCGATACTTCGGGAGTCGATACATTTAATGTTAACCTTGGTAATTTGCAACCTTTACGCAAAAAATTACTGTTTGATTTTTCTACTTTGAATTTTGATATCTATAATTTAGAAGGATTAGCAGTGGGTACGCGTTTATCAGATGGGAGTCAAAGTTTATTGGTGATTAGTGATGACAATTTTAATGAAAAAGAAGTCACTCAAGTTTTATTATTTCGTTTGATTAGTTAA
- a CDS encoding RpnC/YadD family protein, with the protein MTRTIYDQFSKDCLEELLSLAGKVEIDLKVASEVREIDVFFTPNPDQIETLNQLGTLGRIGLTPAIIEPYRNPINANEVRKCLKKSFDIEANLQRRAKREGTSAQAPPTLWILSPTISDAVLNQFNAKPDLENWLPGIYWVAEGFRTALVAIHQLPRTEETLWLRLFGRNQVQLQAIEELQQLPKENQFRDRILEIVANLIAILEVRREEQENLESEEGEFLMQLSTIYTQRLEEATQKGIEQGIEQGIEQGIEQGIEIGEQRGEQRGEQRGKELTQREIATNLLNTGLEIEQIAQVTGLSPEEVRKLMTSN; encoded by the coding sequence TTGACTCGAACCATCTATGACCAATTCTCTAAAGATTGCTTAGAAGAACTGCTTTCTTTGGCGGGAAAAGTCGAGATAGATTTAAAAGTTGCCTCAGAAGTAAGAGAAATTGATGTCTTTTTCACCCCGAATCCCGATCAAATAGAAACCTTAAACCAGTTGGGAACTTTAGGAAGAATCGGGTTAACCCCTGCAATTATTGAACCTTACCGAAATCCCATTAACGCCAACGAAGTCCGTAAATGCCTCAAAAAGTCTTTCGATATCGAAGCTAATCTTCAGCGTCGCGCCAAAAGGGAGGGAACATCAGCCCAAGCACCGCCGACTCTATGGATTCTCTCACCCACCATTTCGGATGCTGTATTGAACCAATTTAACGCCAAACCCGACTTAGAGAATTGGTTGCCCGGCATTTATTGGGTTGCAGAAGGATTCCGAACCGCCTTGGTCGCCATCCATCAACTACCGCGCACCGAAGAAACCTTGTGGTTAAGACTGTTTGGCAGGAATCAGGTTCAACTACAAGCCATTGAGGAACTACAACAGTTACCGAAAGAGAATCAGTTTCGCGATCGGATTCTGGAGATAGTTGCCAATTTAATTGCTATTTTAGAAGTGAGAAGAGAGGAACAGGAAAACTTAGAATCCGAAGAAGGAGAGTTTCTCATGCAATTGTCAACGATTTATACGCAACGTTTAGAAGAAGCCACTCAAAAAGGAATCGAACAAGGCATCGAACAAGGCATCGAACAAGGAATTGAACAAGGAATTGAAATCGGTGAACAGCGCGGTGAACAACGCGGTGAACAACGCGGAAAAGAACTTACCCAACGAGAAATTGCCACGAATCTGCTGAATACAGGGTTAGAAATTGAGCAAATTGCTCAAGTGACTGGGCTTTCCCCAGAAGAAGTCAGAAAACTGATGACAAGTAACTAA
- the pstC gene encoding phosphate ABC transporter permease subunit PstC, whose product MSSNQSEMQPLESPWQRNLSQTFAIETWFKRGFAILGSIPILITLSIIVIFLLETLLFFQEVPLIQFLTDTEWTAWFSGPNAQYGIFVLASATFMVSAIAIITAIILGVLGAVYIAEYASPTFRRFLKPALEALSGIPTIVFGYFALLFVTPFLQTFIPELAAFNSLSAGIIVGILITPTISSLSEEALRNVPDEIRDGASALGFTKSETIIKILIPAAFPGIVAAITLALSRALGETMIVATAAGQNPNLTLNPFVPVSTMTAFIIQVSLGTLEFGSTVFKAVFTVGTVLFLITLALNTFGNWLTRRSEKEISGILSPESLEPETETRTAQEEIEFTKTLGERTKNMRSQLSPQPYRLWREDGFRLLSLVAAFTGIVVLLVLFFDLAQRGFPIDWQFLSSFASRKAEQSGILAPLMGTIWLFLLTAILMIPVGVGAAIYLEEYYPDNWLARIIEINIANLAAVPSIIYGLLGLELFVRFLKPVTAGPTILAAGLTLAVIVLPTLIITSRSALRDVSQEIRQGGSAVGMTKGQMLFYLVIPAALPGLVTGILLALSRSVGETAALIAVGAAAAVRFLPDLTSQYTALPVQIFYWLQQPDTEVQNNAASATIVLIVMVLSLNIAAVILRDFYRRQSN is encoded by the coding sequence ATGAGTAGTAACCAAAGTGAAATGCAACCCCTAGAGAGTCCTTGGCAACGAAATTTGTCTCAAACCTTTGCCATTGAAACTTGGTTTAAAAGGGGATTTGCCATTCTGGGTTCAATTCCGATTTTAATTACCCTCTCCATTATTGTTATCTTTCTTTTAGAGACCCTTCTATTTTTCCAAGAAGTTCCCCTCATTCAATTTTTAACGGATACGGAATGGACGGCTTGGTTTTCTGGTCCCAATGCCCAATATGGGATTTTCGTCTTGGCAAGTGCGACGTTTATGGTGAGCGCGATCGCAATTATCACCGCAATTATACTAGGGGTATTAGGTGCAGTTTATATCGCGGAATATGCAAGCCCTACGTTTCGCCGTTTCCTCAAACCAGCATTGGAAGCGCTAAGTGGGATTCCCACAATCGTCTTTGGTTATTTTGCCCTTTTATTTGTTACTCCCTTCCTCCAAACCTTTATCCCCGAACTCGCCGCATTTAACTCCCTCAGCGCGGGAATTATCGTCGGGATTCTAATTACACCAACTATTTCTTCTTTGAGTGAAGAAGCACTAAGGAATGTTCCCGATGAAATCAGAGATGGTGCTTCTGCTTTAGGTTTTACGAAAAGTGAAACCATTATCAAAATTTTAATCCCCGCCGCTTTTCCAGGTATTGTCGCAGCGATTACCCTAGCCTTATCACGAGCATTGGGAGAAACCATGATTGTGGCGACAGCTGCGGGTCAAAATCCGAATTTGACGCTTAATCCTTTTGTTCCAGTGTCAACCATGACCGCTTTTATTATTCAAGTCAGTTTGGGAACACTGGAGTTTGGTTCGACGGTGTTCAAAGCGGTTTTTACAGTAGGAACAGTTTTATTTTTGATTACCCTCGCACTCAATACCTTCGGAAATTGGTTAACCCGTCGTAGTGAAAAAGAAATTTCTGGAATCTTGAGTCCAGAATCATTAGAACCAGAAACTGAAACTCGCACAGCGCAAGAAGAAATCGAGTTTACTAAAACTTTAGGGGAACGAACGAAAAATATGCGATCGCAGCTGTCGCCCCAACCTTATCGTTTATGGCGAGAGGACGGATTTCGTTTACTCTCTTTGGTGGCGGCTTTCACAGGAATTGTCGTTTTACTGGTGCTGTTTTTTGATCTCGCACAGCGTGGCTTCCCGATCGATTGGCAATTCTTAAGCAGTTTTGCCTCCCGAAAAGCAGAACAATCAGGAATTTTAGCTCCTCTGATGGGAACAATCTGGTTATTTTTACTCACGGCAATTTTGATGATTCCAGTTGGGGTGGGAGCAGCGATTTATTTAGAAGAATATTATCCCGACAATTGGTTAGCGCGGATCATTGAAATTAATATTGCCAACCTCGCAGCCGTCCCTTCAATTATTTATGGATTACTGGGTTTAGAATTATTTGTGCGTTTCCTCAAACCAGTGACTGCGGGTCCGACGATTCTCGCTGCTGGGTTGACTTTAGCAGTGATTGTGTTACCAACGTTGATTATTACCAGTCGATCGGCGCTACGGGATGTTTCCCAAGAAATCCGCCAAGGCGGATCAGCAGTGGGGATGACAAAAGGACAAATGCTTTTCTATTTAGTGATTCCAGCAGCTTTACCGGGATTAGTCACTGGGATTTTGCTGGCGTTATCTCGATCGGTGGGGGAAACCGCCGCTTTAATTGCTGTGGGAGCAGCGGCTGCGGTTCGTTTTCTTCCTGACTTAACCAGTCAATATACAGCGTTACCCGTACAAATCTTTTATTGGTTACAACAGCCAGATACAGAAGTACAGAATAATGCGGCTTCAGCAACCATTGTTTTAATTGTGATGGTTTTATCTCTAAATATTGCCGCAGTAATCTTAAGAGATTTTTATCGTCGTCAATCGAACTAA
- a CDS encoding RpnC/YadD family protein: MTRTIYDQFSKDCLEELLSLAGKVEIDLKVASEVREIDVFFTPNPDQIETLNQLGTLGRIGLTPAIIEPYRNPINANEVRKCLKKSFDIEANLQRRAKREGTSTQAPPTLWILSPTISDAVLNQFNAKPDLENWLPGIYFVAEGLRMVLIAIHQLPRTEETLWLRLFGRNQVQLQAIEELQQLPKENQFRDRILEIVANLIAILEVRREEQENLESEEGEFLMQLSTIYTQRLEEATQKGIEQGIEQGIEQGIEIGEQRGEQRGIEIGEQRGIEIAQKRLAQNLLSQGMEVEQVAKLTELSPEEIRKLITSN; encoded by the coding sequence TTGACTCGAACCATTTATGATCAATTCTCTAAAGATTGTTTAGAAGAACTGCTTTCTTTGGCGGGAAAAGTCGAGATAGATTTAAAAGTTGCCTCAGAAGTAAGAGAAATTGATGTCTTTTTCACCCCGAATCCCGATCAAATAGAAACCTTAAACCAGTTGGGAACTTTAGGAAGAATCGGGTTAACCCCTGCAATTATTGAACCTTACCGAAATCCCATTAACGCCAACGAAGTCCGTAAATGCCTCAAAAAGTCTTTCGATATCGAAGCTAATCTTCAGCGTCGCGCCAAAAGGGAGGGAACATCAACCCAAGCACCGCCGACTCTATGGATTCTCTCACCCACCATTTCGGATGCTGTCTTGAACCAATTTAACGCCAAACCCGACTTAGAGAATTGGTTACCTGGCATTTATTTTGTTGCAGAAGGATTAAGAATGGTTTTGATAGCTATCCATCAACTACCGCGCACCGAAGAAACCTTGTGGTTAAGATTGTTTGGTAGGAATCAAGTGCAGCTACAAGCCATTGAGGAATTGCAACAGTTACCGAAAGAGAATCAGTTTCGCGATCGGATTCTGGAGATAGTTGCCAACTTAATTGCTATTTTAGAAGTAAGACGAGAGGAACAGGAAAACTTAGAATCAGAAGAAGGAGAGTTTCTCATGCAATTGTCAACGATTTATACGCAACGTTTAGAAGAAGCCACTCAAAAAGGAATCGAACAAGGCATCGAACAAGGCATCGAACAAGGTATCGAAATTGGTGAACAGCGCGGTGAACAACGTGGGATTGAAATTGGGGAACAACGTGGGATTGAGATCGCGCAGAAGCGATTAGCCCAAAATCTCCTGAGTCAAGGCATGGAAGTGGAACAGGTAGCTAAACTCACGGAACTTTCCCCAGAAGAAATCAGAAAACTGATTACAAGTAACTAA